Proteins encoded together in one Polypterus senegalus isolate Bchr_013 chromosome 16, ASM1683550v1, whole genome shotgun sequence window:
- the LOC120516625 gene encoding cytochrome P450 1B1, with amino-acid sequence MIVRVFQEIFRPSLQTFLLASMSFLVAMHFWKWFQQRFRCSKNNPGPPGPLSWPVIGNAAQLGSLPHTVFSKMAQKYGNVFRIKLGNRVVVVLNGEDAIKEALIKKGVDFAGRPDFTSFKVISGGKGMAFNGYSDLWKIHRKVAHSTIRHFSTCNQEARKSFEQGILSEIKEVIGVFLKKSEDEKFFEASKFLAVAVANTMSAVCFGKRYSYDDAEFQSLIGRNDQFAKTVGAGSIVDVMPWLQSFPNPIKTMFDNFKTLNEEFYDFIYGKVVQHRATLKAGTIRDMTDAFIVALDQGKEVKNGAVLGKEHVPPTVNDIFGASQDTLSTAMHWMFRLLVRFPDVQEKLQKEIDEVVGRNRLPCIEDQQNLPNVVAFIFETMRFSSFVPITIPHATTTDTSVMGYHIPKNTVVFINQWSVNHDPQKWSNPDVFDPTRFLDEDGILNKDLISSVMIFSVGKRRCIGDELSKMVLFLFVSVLLHQCNFTADPNGSRTIESFYGLTLKPKPFKIEVTSRVPV; translated from the exons ATGATTGTGCGCGTGTTTCAGGAGATCTTCAGGCCATCTCTGCAGACATTTTTATTGGCCTCCATGTCATTTTTGGTAGCCATGCACTTTTGGAAATGGTTTCAGCAAAGGTTCAGATGCTCCAAAAACAACCCGGGTCCTCCTGGGCCATTATCGTGGCCAGTGATTGGAAACGCAGCCCAGCTCGGGAGCCTTCCCCACACCGTTTTCTCTAAAATGGCACAGAAGTACGGAAATGTCTTCCGCATCAAGCTGGGAAACCGCGTTGTTGTGGTACTAAACGGAGAAGATGCCATTAAGGAAGCCCTCATCAAGAAAGGCGTGGATTTTGCAGGGAGACCAGATTTCACGTCATTCAAGGTAATCTCTGGGGGAAAAGGCATGGCATTTAACGGCTACAGCGATCTTTGGAAAATCCACAGAAAGGTTGCCCATTCCACAATCCGGCATTTCTCCACCTGCAATCAAGAAGCGAGAAAATCGTTCGAACAGGGCATACTTAGCGAAATCAAAGAAGTCATAGgcgtctttttaaaaaaaagtgaagatgAAAAGTTTTTTGAGGCTAGCAAATTTTTAGCAGTGGCTGTAGCCAACACAATGAGTGCAGTGTGTTTTGGAAAAAGGTACAGCTACGATGACGCCGAATTTCAGTCATTGATTGGCAGAAATGACCAGTTTGCCAAAACCGTGGGGGCCGGGAGCATTGTGGATGTCATGCCGTGGCTACAGAGCTTTCCAAACCCTATAAAGACGATGTTTGACAACTTTAAAACCCTCAACGAGGAGTTTTATGACTTTATCTATGGCAAAGTGGTTCAGCACCGAGCGACCCTCAAAGCTGGCACCATTCGAGACATGACTGATGCCTTCATCGTGGCACTGGACCAGGGGAAAGAGGTAAAGAACGGAGCAGTTCTCGGAAAAGAACACGTGCCTCCAACTGTTAATGACATCTTCGGAGCAAGTCAAGATACGCTTTCCACGGCCATGCACTGGATGTTTCGTTTACTTGTAAG GTTTCCAGATGTCCAGGAAAAACTACAAAAAGAGATTGATGAAGTTGTTGGAAGAAACCGCCTACCGTGCATTGAAGATCAACAGAACTTGCCAAATGTTGTGGCGTTTATCTTTGAGACAATGCGTTTCAGCAGCTTTGTACCAATTACAATACCCCATGCAACTACGACTGACACATCTGTCATGGGCTATCACATCCCAAAAAACACAGTTGTATTTATTAACCAGTGGTCAGTTAATCATGATCCCCAAAAGTGGTCCAATCCAGATGTTTTTGACCCAACAAGGTTCTTGGATGAAGATGGAATCCTCAACAAGGACCTTATAAGCAGTGTTATGATCTTTTCGGTAGGCAAAAGGAGATGCATCGGGGATGAGCTGTCTAAAATGGTCCTGTTCCTTTTTGTCTCCGTTTTGCTTCATCAGTGTAACTTTACTGCTGACCCCAATGGATCAAGAACTATTGAATCTTTTTATGGTTTAACTTTAAAACCAAAACCATTTAAAATTGAGGTGACAAGCCGGGTTCCTGTGTAA